The following are encoded in a window of Nocardioides houyundeii genomic DNA:
- a CDS encoding HIT family protein, whose protein sequence is MDCLFCTIASGAAPAEVVHSDAELVAFLDTRPVFKGHVLLVPRQHVVTLPDLPAPCGTVSWRSRSGWRAPWSPGSAPRARSWR, encoded by the coding sequence ATGGACTGCCTGTTCTGCACCATCGCCTCGGGGGCCGCACCGGCGGAGGTGGTGCACTCCGACGCGGAGCTCGTCGCCTTCCTCGACACCCGGCCGGTCTTCAAGGGCCACGTCCTCCTGGTGCCCCGCCAGCACGTGGTCACGCTGCCCGACCTGCCCGCCCCCTGCGGGACGGTTTCCTGGAGGTCGCGCAGCGGCTGGCGAGCGCCATGGTCTCCGGGCTCGGCGCCCAGGGCTCGTTCGTGGCGATGA
- a CDS encoding HIT family protein, with translation MVSGLGAQGSFVAMNNTVSQSVPHLHLHVVPRTKGDGLRGFFWPRTTYADDAERAAYGERIRSALG, from the coding sequence ATGGTCTCCGGGCTCGGCGCCCAGGGCTCGTTCGTGGCGATGAACAACACCGTGAGCCAGTCGGTGCCGCACCTGCACCTGCACGTGGTGCCGCGCACCAAGGGTGACGGGCTGCGCGGCTTCTTCTGGCCCCGTACGACGTACGCCGACGACGCCGAGCGGGCGGCGTACGGCGAGCGGATCAGGTCAGCCCTGGGCTGA